The genomic segment TCATCGCTTATTCCATTCAAAGGTATGCGGGAGATTATGTAGCGGAGCATACGGTGTCCGTTGTTAATCTGCCCAGTGAAGAAATGAAAGGCCGCATCATCGGGCGCGAAGGCCGTAATATCCGGGCGATTGAAGCGGCTACCGGCATTGATCTGATTGTGGATGATACGCCGGAAGCGGTGGTGCTTTCCAGTTTCGACCCGGTCCGAAGGGAAGTTGCCCGCATATCGCTGGAACGGCTTATTCAGGACGGCCGCATTCATCCGGGCCGGATTGAGGAAATTGTCAAAAAAGTACGGACGGAAGTCGAACAGATTATCCGCGAAACCGGTGAAAAAGCGTCTTTCGACTGCGGCGTCCACGATATTCATCCGGAAATTATCAATATGCTGGGCGCGCTTAAATACCGCACCAGCTACTCTCAAAACGTTCTGCAACATTCCATTGATGTGGCTTATCTGACGGGGCTTATGGCTGCTGAACTGAAAATGAACATCAAGGAGGCCAAGCGCGCCGGTTTGCTGCATGATATCGGCAAGGCGGTGGACCATAAAATTGAAGGAACGCACGCGGCCATCGGCGCCGACTTTGCCAAGCGCTTCGGTGAAAATCCGCGTATCGTTCAGGCAATTGCCACCCATCACGACGACGGACGCAACAACACGCTGCTGGGAGTTCTGGTGCAGGCGGCAGATACCCTGTCGGCAGCCCGTCCCGGAGCGCGCCGTGAAATGCTGGAAACCTACGTTCATCGTCTGGAGGAACTGGAAAAGATTGCTCATTCCTTCAACGGCGTCGATAAGTGCTTCGCGATTCAGGCAGGCCGTGAAATCCGCATCATGGTGGAAAACGAAAAAATTTCCGACAATGACACCGTGATGCTGTGCAACGACATCATTAAGAAGATTGAAAACGAAATGACCTACCCGGGACAGATCAAGGTCACGGTTATCCGGGAAACACGCGTGTCTAATTTTGCCAAGTAGCGCGCATAGATTCGAGTGAAGCATGAAGATTCTTTTTATCGGCGATATCGTGGGCAAGCCGGGACGCACGGCGGTTAAAGAACTGCTGCCTTCTCTGGTTGGGACGCACGACG from the Deltaproteobacteria bacterium HGW-Deltaproteobacteria-6 genome contains:
- the rny gene encoding ribonuclease Y, with product MLEGGLFVLFIVVAVLAGAIVGYVLKQIFTAKKIKASESLAARIVEESKKEAETLKKEAILQAKENLLKMKADFDRETKDIKSDLEGLEKRIRIKEENVDKRIDSLTQKESNLEGRDKNLTQKEHALEEKHKRMDALVEEQKDKLEKIAGITPEEAKNILIQSMESDAKRDAAVLVRKIEEEAKLTGDRKAREIIAYSIQRYAGDYVAEHTVSVVNLPSEEMKGRIIGREGRNIRAIEAATGIDLIVDDTPEAVVLSSFDPVRREVARISLERLIQDGRIHPGRIEEIVKKVRTEVEQIIRETGEKASFDCGVHDIHPEIINMLGALKYRTSYSQNVLQHSIDVAYLTGLMAAELKMNIKEAKRAGLLHDIGKAVDHKIEGTHAAIGADFAKRFGENPRIVQAIATHHDDGRNNTLLGVLVQAADTLSAARPGARREMLETYVHRLEELEKIAHSFNGVDKCFAIQAGREIRIMVENEKISDNDTVMLCNDIIKKIENEMTYPGQIKVTVIRETRVSNFAK